Proteins encoded by one window of Pecten maximus chromosome 15, xPecMax1.1, whole genome shotgun sequence:
- the LOC117343535 gene encoding peroxidase-like: MASLCRGLIAAFVVICALSSLVGAKRQKSKKQPTEEELYFAELIKQAIEYAEEAWAEDTRKKTESYHQGIDMKNQRSADGQLTLFADEDPEGQRLEKLAFVSLEATKKLERSSNITITTIRSSKTWLKIWRSLIHAYCDKTKITCDPKTLYRSANGSCNNLNHPSWGMAFTPQQRYLQPSYDDWIDLPRKKCHAGRLLPSPRKISNTLFCEENHKPRIAKNHTIMVMAWGQFIDHDIVFTPLPKGANGSAISCCNKDSSERLRPECFPIEIPKEDPYFGNKTCMNFIRSTASPSHSCLPAPREQLNQVTSFIDASTVYGSSEKETNSLRAMKKGLLLTSKGGLPPVGKEKSCVLTHPGEYCFRAGDKRVNVVPNLSVTHILFIKQHNRIAKRLARMNRHWTDEIVFQETRKIIIALMQHITYREYLPKTLNAEHMSRYGLNYYPGKFNDVYNPLINPGTRNSFAAAAFRYGHSQIPPTQSVLSSDHVTYKHYPLEETYHKPFLAQEEKGKNLAGLLRWLSTEPTTCNDRVFEPQVRDLLFLDKKGNSLDLPAINIQRGRDHGLPCYNEWREWCGLPVAKSFDTGEGGLVDHDPVCAGLLKKAYGHVNDIDLYAGAISEKHITDGEVGPTFACIIARQFHAYKYGDRFWYEHAGKPTAFTRAQLRQIKKITLSKITCDNFKIKKIQKDSFTTLSPSNALTACKNLPKMKLRAWKETIAETKKKHGSNY, from the exons atggcgTCTTTGTGTCGGGGGCTCATCGCCGCTTTTGTGGTGATTTGTGCTCTCTCCTCTTTAGTGGGAGCAAAGCGTCAGAAAAGCAAGAAGCAACCAACAGAAGAAGAGCTGTACTTTGCAGAACTAATCAAACAAGCCATAGAGTATGCGGAAGAAGCCTGGGCCGAGGATACACGCAAGAAAACGGAATCTTACCATCAAG GTATTGACATGAAGAACCAGAGAAGCGCTGATGGCCAATTGACCTTGTTCGCAGACGAGGATCCGGAAGGTCAACGACTAGAGAAACTAGCGTTTGTTTCGCTAGAAGCAACAAAGAAACTGGAACGATC GTCTAATATAACCATTACAACCATCCGTAGTTCCAAGACCTGGTTGAAGATATGGAGGTCACTGATCCATGCATATTGTGATAAAACAAAGATCACCTGTGATCCTAAGACCTTGTACCGGTCCGCAAACGGCTCGTGTAATAATCTGAACCACCCTAGCTGGGGGATGGCCTTCACCCCCCAGCAGCGGTATCTACAGCCAAGCTATGATGACT GGATCGACCTACCTAGAAAGAAGTGTCATGCGGGACGTCTCTTGCCAAGCCCCAGGAAGATCAGTAACACATTGTTCTGTGAGGAAAACCACAAACCTAGGATAGCTAAGAACCACACTATCATGGTGATGGCGTGGGGACAGTTTATAGATCACGATATCGTCTTCACGCCTCTCCCTAAAG GTGCAAACGGTTCTGCTATCAGCTGTTGTAATAAAGATTCTTCGGAACGGCTACG CCCTGAATGTTTTCCAATAGAAATACCCAAAGAGGATCCGTATTTTGGTAACAAGACGTGCATGAACTTTATAAGGTCGACGGCTAGTCCTTCCCACTCCTGTCTCCCAG CACCTCGCGAGCAGCTTAACCAGGTGACATCCTTCATAGACGCCTCCACTGTGTATGGCTCGTCTGAAAAAGAAACCAATTCTTTGAGAGCAATGAAGAAAG GGTTACTTCTGACATCTAAAGGAGGATTGCCCCCGGTTGGTAAAGAGAAATCCTGTGTACTTACTCATCCCGGGGAGTATTGCTTCCGAGCAG GGGATAAGCGAGTAAACGTGGTACCAAACCTTAGCGTGACGCATATTCTGTTTATAAAACAACACAACAGAATCGCCAAAAGACTCGCGAGGATGAACCGACATTGGACAGATGAGATTGTCTTCCAggaaacaagaaaaataattatagCTCTGATGCAACACATAACGTACAGAGAATATCTACCGAAAACGCTAAACGCCGAGCACATGAGTCGGTATGGTCTAAACTATTATCCAGGGAAGTTCAACGATGTGTATAATCCTTTAATTAATCCCGGAACTAGAAACTCGTTTGCTGCCGCCGCATTCCGCTACGGACACTCCCAGATTCCTCCAACCCAGTCAGTGTTATCTTCTGAtcatgtgacctacaaacactATCCATTAGAGGAAACGTACCATAAGCCTTTCCTGGCCCAGGAGGAGAAGGGGAAGAACTTGGCTGGACTGCTACGATGGCTGTCGACAGAACCGACTACATGTAATGATAG GGTTTTTGAGCCGCAGGTGCGTGATCTTTTATTTCTTGACAAGAAAGGCAACAGCCTTGACCTTCCTGCCATCAACATACAGAGGGGCAGGGACCATGGCCTGCCCTGTTATAACGAGTGGAGGGAATGGTGTGGACTACCGGTGGCGAAGAGTTTTGATACTGGGGAAGGTGGTCTGGTAGATCACGATCCTGTTTGTGCTGGTCTCCTGAAGAAGGCATACGG ACATGTGAATGACATTGATCTATACGCGGGGGCTATAAGCGAGAAACATATTACGGATGGCGAGGTCGGGCCGACCTTTGCATGCATCATCGCACGGCAATTTCACGCATATAAGTACGGAGACCGATTTTGGTACGAACATGCCGGCAAGCCAACCGCTTTTACAAGAG CACAACTGAGGCAAATAAAGAAAATCACATTATCCAAGATAACCTGCGATAATTTTAAGATTAAGAAAATACAAAAGGACTCCTTCACGACCTTATCCCCAAG CAATGCATTAACTGCGTGTAAGAATTTGCCCAAGATGAAGCTTAGAGCTTGGAAGGAGACCATTGCTGAAACAAAAAAGAAGCACGGTTCGAATTATTGA